The Pedobacter roseus genome contains a region encoding:
- the crtD gene encoding 1-hydroxycarotenoid 3,4-desaturase CrtD encodes MPKPKAIVIGAGIAGIASAIRLSIKGYDVDVFEANSKPGGKLGEIKMNGFRFDAGPSLFTMPQYVDELFKLAGKNPEDYFKYIKLKEVCRYFYEDGLRLNATSDLNKFAKEIEEKTNSTAAEVQRYFKKSETIYEVTHRVFLERSLHKLKSYLHWDTLKSIFRFGQIDAFRTQARANQSFFKDERITQLFNRYATYNGSNPYQAPATLNVIPHFEYHFGAFIPKDGMYGIVKALVKLAEELGIRFHYNQKVEDILYTSESKPKISGVKVNDKTCKADVVISNLDIWFTYKNLLKAIPEPKKLLNQERSSSALIFYWGMDGNYSDLGLHNIFYTEDYQKEFNAIWKDKTICDDPTVYINISAKHIRGDAPADGENWFVMINVPANNGQNWDQLIKEAKVNIIKKVSRILNRNIEKDIICEQILDPRTIESKTGSYQGSLYGNSSNNQFSAFLRHSNFSSKVKNLYFCGGSVHPGGGIPLALLSAKIIDDDINSVVQ; translated from the coding sequence ATGCCTAAACCAAAAGCCATAGTTATCGGTGCCGGAATTGCGGGAATTGCATCTGCCATTCGCCTCTCTATAAAAGGTTATGATGTTGATGTTTTTGAAGCCAACTCAAAACCCGGGGGCAAACTGGGTGAAATAAAAATGAATGGTTTCAGGTTTGATGCCGGCCCAAGCCTGTTTACCATGCCGCAATATGTAGACGAACTTTTTAAACTAGCGGGTAAAAATCCCGAAGACTATTTCAAATACATTAAATTAAAAGAAGTTTGCCGTTACTTTTACGAAGATGGTTTAAGATTAAACGCTACCTCCGACCTTAATAAATTTGCCAAGGAAATAGAAGAGAAAACCAATTCAACCGCAGCAGAAGTCCAGCGATATTTTAAAAAAAGCGAGACAATTTACGAGGTTACTCATCGTGTTTTCTTAGAAAGGAGTTTGCATAAACTTAAAAGTTACCTGCATTGGGATACCTTAAAATCAATATTCCGTTTTGGCCAGATTGATGCCTTCAGAACACAGGCCAGAGCTAACCAATCATTTTTTAAAGATGAGCGGATTACGCAGCTTTTTAACCGTTATGCCACTTATAATGGATCAAACCCCTATCAGGCACCAGCTACATTGAATGTAATTCCACATTTTGAATATCATTTTGGCGCTTTTATCCCAAAAGATGGAATGTACGGTATTGTTAAGGCTTTAGTTAAACTCGCTGAAGAACTGGGCATCAGGTTTCATTATAACCAGAAAGTAGAAGATATTTTATACACCAGTGAAAGCAAACCTAAAATAAGTGGGGTAAAAGTTAACGATAAAACCTGCAAAGCAGATGTTGTGATTTCTAACCTCGACATCTGGTTTACTTATAAAAACCTGCTTAAAGCCATACCCGAACCTAAAAAACTATTAAATCAGGAGCGCAGCAGTTCGGCGTTAATTTTTTACTGGGGTATGGATGGGAATTACAGTGACTTAGGTTTACACAATATTTTCTATACTGAAGATTATCAAAAGGAATTTAATGCCATCTGGAAAGATAAAACCATTTGCGACGATCCTACTGTTTACATCAATATCAGTGCTAAACACATCAGAGGCGATGCCCCAGCAGATGGAGAAAACTGGTTTGTAATGATTAATGTACCGGCCAATAACGGGCAAAATTGGGATCAATTGATTAAGGAAGCGAAAGTGAATATTATTAAAAAGGTTAGCCGAATTTTAAACAGGAATATTGAAAAGGATATTATTTGCGAACAGATCCTTGATCCAAGAACCATAGAAAGCAAAACGGGGTCCTATCAGGGTTCTCTGTATGGTAATAGCTCAAACAATCAGTTTTCTGCCTTTTTACGACACTCTAATTTCAGTTCAAAAGTTAAGAATTTATACTTCTGCGGTGGAAGTGTACATCCGGGTGGTGGAATTCCACTTGCGTTATTGTCCGCTAAGATAATTGATGATGATATTAATTCAGTTGTTCAATAG
- the rhuM gene encoding virulence protein RhuM/Fic/DOC family protein — protein MTKDEIIIYKNEEGLPVIEVAIRNETLWLTQKQIADIFGTQVPAINKHIKNIYQDKELDKTTISKMEIVRVEGVRNVKRTVDIYSLDMVLSIGYRVNSIKATQFRIWANQILKDYLINGYALNHKKLQEQTQQLIELKQAIKLVGAVQNSHLLNNDELKDTFKILTDYVYALDVLDRYDHQQLENEVSGHRGDFKIDYDSALEAIDDLRVKFGGSKLFGNEKDQSFKSSLYTIYQTFDGEELYPSMEEKAANLLYFVVKNHSFSDGNKRIAAFLFVWFLDKNKMLYREDGTKRIADNALVALTLLIAESDPKEKEMMVKVVINLINYKN, from the coding sequence ATGACTAAGGATGAAATTATAATTTATAAAAATGAAGAGGGGTTGCCTGTTATAGAAGTGGCAATTAGGAATGAAACTCTTTGGTTAACCCAGAAACAGATTGCTGATATTTTTGGTACTCAGGTTCCTGCGATTAATAAACACATCAAGAATATATATCAAGATAAAGAGCTGGATAAAACAACTATTTCCAAAATGGAAATAGTTCGTGTTGAAGGTGTAAGAAATGTGAAAAGAACAGTTGATATTTATAGTCTTGATATGGTATTATCGATAGGTTATAGGGTAAATTCAATTAAAGCAACGCAATTCAGGATATGGGCCAACCAGATTTTAAAAGATTATTTAATAAATGGGTATGCCTTAAATCATAAAAAATTACAGGAACAGACCCAGCAACTCATAGAATTAAAGCAGGCGATTAAGTTGGTTGGTGCTGTTCAAAATAGCCACTTGCTTAATAATGATGAGCTAAAAGATACTTTTAAAATTCTTACAGATTATGTTTATGCTTTAGATGTACTTGATCGTTACGACCATCAGCAGCTGGAAAATGAAGTTTCTGGTCATAGAGGCGATTTCAAAATAGATTACGATTCTGCACTTGAAGCCATAGATGATTTGAGGGTGAAATTTGGAGGAAGCAAACTCTTTGGAAATGAAAAAGACCAATCATTTAAAAGTTCATTGTATACCATTTATCAAACATTTGATGGAGAAGAGCTTTATCCGAGTATGGAAGAAAAAGCGGCCAATCTATTATATTTCGTGGTAAAAAACCATTCATTTTCGGATGGGAATAAACGGATTGCTGCCTTTTTGTTTGTTTGGTTTCTCGATAAAAATAAAATGCTCTATCGCGAAGATGGTACAAAAAGAATTGCCGATAATGCATTAGTTGCCCTTACCTTACTTATAGCAGAGAGCGATCCCAAAGAAAAAGAAATGATGGTTAAAGTAGTTATTAATTTAATTAACTATAAAAATTAA
- a CDS encoding M28 family peptidase has protein sequence MKTKILFVLLFAGLSGYAQNPTDDYFKLTRAGFNEKNAYETTAFVEKYFRVPGNTGFNASIHYVENILKKAGFVEQKQNETEAPLTYRIEKRAMKNNTWEPVDANIDIIGEAQPLISYKTNRNMIPIYCGSTPADGVSANVVYIEKIVPSEIEKMDLKGKILFSENNPSRLLQIAMKAGAIGVLGYSMPKYTQPEIHQTSIQFGSMKANSEVWTLLLSYAAKEKLKAACLKGDTKLKVNIQTKIYPSEELTIIANVRGSVNPTERFVFSAHVQEPGANDNASGVGTLTEMARLTAELYQAKKINPKRTLTFLWGDEIVSTRRYITEDTTRAKGIMWGMSLDMVGEDTKKTGGSFLIEKMPDPSAIWTRGTDKHTEWGAGDVGEKDLFPHYFNDFIFDICKAQGKFANWTVNYNPFEGGSDHTPFLQNKIPGLLMWHFTDVFYHTDNDRIDKVSPTEMKNVGISGLTAAYTLISADENTAIATISQVKADALTRLKTEFELSKKAIADGKAANEEKHIIGVWCKWYVDALATINKMPVKAETTKVGSAIKFATNEIEKQTKVYLEELK, from the coding sequence ATGAAAACGAAGATACTTTTTGTACTGCTTTTTGCGGGACTGTCGGGTTACGCACAAAACCCAACAGACGATTATTTCAAATTGACAAGGGCCGGTTTTAACGAAAAAAATGCTTATGAAACCACCGCTTTTGTAGAAAAGTACTTCCGCGTGCCCGGCAATACGGGTTTTAATGCCAGCATTCATTATGTAGAAAACATCCTTAAAAAAGCTGGATTTGTAGAGCAGAAGCAAAATGAAACCGAAGCCCCGTTAACTTATCGTATCGAAAAAAGAGCGATGAAAAACAATACATGGGAGCCTGTTGATGCCAATATTGATATCATTGGTGAGGCACAGCCACTTATTTCATACAAAACCAACCGCAACATGATTCCCATCTACTGCGGATCAACTCCTGCCGATGGCGTTTCGGCCAATGTGGTTTACATCGAAAAAATAGTTCCATCGGAAATAGAAAAGATGGATTTAAAAGGAAAAATCCTGTTTTCAGAAAATAATCCATCACGTTTACTTCAAATCGCAATGAAAGCCGGCGCCATTGGTGTTTTAGGTTATTCGATGCCGAAGTACACCCAGCCAGAAATTCATCAAACTTCTATCCAGTTCGGCAGCATGAAAGCCAATAGCGAAGTATGGACGCTGCTCCTATCTTATGCAGCTAAAGAAAAACTAAAGGCAGCCTGTTTAAAAGGTGATACGAAACTGAAAGTAAATATCCAGACCAAAATATATCCTTCAGAAGAATTAACTATTATAGCCAATGTGAGGGGCAGTGTAAATCCTACTGAACGTTTTGTATTCAGTGCGCATGTACAGGAGCCTGGAGCGAATGATAACGCGAGCGGCGTAGGAACGCTGACAGAAATGGCGAGGTTAACCGCTGAACTATACCAGGCAAAAAAAATCAATCCGAAGCGCACTTTAACCTTTTTATGGGGTGACGAGATCGTATCAACCAGGCGTTATATTACCGAAGATACTACCCGTGCAAAGGGCATTATGTGGGGAATGAGTTTGGATATGGTTGGCGAAGACACCAAAAAGACAGGAGGTTCTTTTCTGATTGAAAAGATGCCTGATCCATCTGCCATCTGGACCAGGGGAACAGATAAACACACCGAATGGGGCGCCGGTGATGTTGGCGAGAAAGATCTTTTTCCACATTATTTTAATGATTTTATTTTCGATATCTGTAAAGCACAGGGAAAATTTGCCAATTGGACGGTTAACTATAATCCTTTTGAAGGCGGCAGTGATCATACCCCATTTTTACAAAATAAGATCCCGGGATTACTGATGTGGCACTTCACGGATGTATTTTACCATACTGATAACGATAGGATCGACAAAGTTTCGCCAACTGAAATGAAAAACGTTGGTATAAGTGGTTTAACTGCAGCTTATACTTTAATTTCTGCCGATGAAAACACGGCTATAGCTACTATTTCGCAAGTTAAAGCAGATGCTTTGACACGCCTAAAAACTGAATTTGAGCTCAGCAAGAAAGCAATTGCTGATGGAAAAGCGGCAAATGAAGAGAAGCATATTATCGGGGTTTGGTGCAAGTGGTATGTGGATGCACTGGCAACCATTAATAAAATGCCGGTAAAAGCAGAAACCACAAAAGTAGGTTCGGCCATTAAATTTGCGACCAACGAGATCGAAAAACAAACAAAAGTGTACTTAGAGGAGTTGAAGTAG
- a CDS encoding DoxX family protein — translation MNVIRKIEHWGDVHHSKWLDYLRIILGLIIFGKGVSFISDTSVLQNMITQNNVFGFSGVLISVAIHVVAFAHLVGGILITLGLVTRFAVVIQIPILLFAVFFINLTPGFSTPNSELWFSVLVLFLLIMFWVVGSGPLSVDEGLKNKTGKRYA, via the coding sequence ATGAACGTTATCCGTAAAATTGAACATTGGGGAGATGTTCATCACTCAAAATGGCTGGATTATCTGCGCATTATCCTTGGCCTGATCATTTTTGGAAAAGGTGTTTCTTTTATTAGCGACACATCCGTACTCCAAAATATGATCACACAAAACAATGTATTTGGTTTTTCAGGCGTACTGATCAGCGTAGCCATTCACGTTGTTGCGTTTGCACATTTGGTTGGCGGTATTTTGATCACGCTAGGCCTGGTTACCCGCTTTGCCGTCGTCATCCAGATCCCGATCTTGCTATTTGCCGTGTTTTTCATTAACCTTACCCCGGGTTTCTCTACGCCAAATTCGGAATTATGGTTTTCGGTGCTGGTGTTATTCCTGCTCATTATGTTTTGGGTGGTGGGTTCTGGTCCGTTATCAGTTGATGAAGGATTAAAAAACAAAACAGGTAAGCGGTACGCTTAA
- the rlmD gene encoding 23S rRNA (uracil(1939)-C(5))-methyltransferase RlmD — protein MSRRKPGTVTIVPNVQIIDIAEEGKGVGKADELVIFVDKAVPGDVVDVRLTKKKKNFAEAIIEQLHEKSALRTDPFCPHFGTCGGCKWQHMGYDAQLKFKQKNVEAALQRLGKIDTSGTEPILGSAKNRYYRNKLEFTFSNKRWLEKTDVERDEDFDMNALGFHVPLRFDKILDIEHCYLQDEPSNSIRNAVRKYALENDLSFYDLRNHEGVLRNLIIRTSTTGEVMVAVVFAYPEQAQVDGLMNFLKAEFPQITSLLYIVNQKKNDTIFDQDVVLFSGRDHIFEEMDGIRFKIGVKSFYQTNSEQAFELYKITRDFAGFKGDELVYDLYTGAGTIANFIAKNVKQVVGVEYVPTAIDDAKFNSELNGIDNTIFYAGDMKDILTSEFILAHGKPDVVITDPPRAGMHADVVQRLLEMESEKIVYVSCNAATQARDLELLKEKYDVVRIKPVDMFPHTQHVENVVLLKLK, from the coding sequence ATGAGTAGAAGAAAACCCGGTACGGTAACAATAGTTCCAAACGTACAAATAATCGATATTGCTGAAGAAGGAAAAGGTGTTGGCAAGGCCGACGAATTGGTCATTTTTGTTGACAAAGCCGTTCCTGGCGACGTAGTAGATGTGCGTTTGACCAAAAAGAAAAAGAATTTTGCTGAGGCAATCATCGAGCAACTGCACGAAAAATCAGCATTGCGCACCGATCCTTTTTGTCCTCATTTCGGAACTTGTGGTGGTTGCAAATGGCAGCACATGGGCTACGATGCTCAATTGAAGTTTAAGCAGAAAAATGTGGAGGCCGCTTTACAGCGTTTGGGTAAAATAGATACTTCAGGTACTGAACCGATTTTAGGTTCTGCAAAAAACAGGTATTATCGCAATAAGCTCGAATTTACATTTTCGAACAAACGTTGGTTGGAAAAAACCGATGTAGAACGTGATGAAGATTTTGATATGAACGCTTTGGGTTTTCACGTACCCCTGCGTTTCGATAAGATTTTAGATATCGAACATTGCTATCTTCAGGATGAGCCTTCTAATTCGATCAGAAATGCAGTGCGTAAATATGCATTAGAGAACGATCTGTCGTTTTACGATCTCCGCAACCACGAAGGTGTTTTACGTAATCTGATTATCCGAACTTCTACCACTGGCGAAGTAATGGTGGCAGTGGTATTCGCTTATCCGGAGCAGGCACAGGTTGATGGTTTGATGAATTTCCTTAAAGCCGAATTCCCTCAGATTACTTCTTTATTATACATCGTTAACCAAAAGAAAAATGATACCATTTTTGATCAGGATGTAGTATTATTCTCTGGCCGCGATCATATTTTTGAAGAAATGGACGGTATCCGCTTTAAAATTGGGGTGAAATCTTTTTACCAGACCAATTCTGAACAGGCCTTCGAACTATATAAAATTACAAGGGATTTCGCTGGTTTTAAAGGCGATGAACTGGTTTATGATTTATATACTGGTGCTGGCACTATTGCAAATTTTATTGCAAAAAATGTGAAACAGGTGGTAGGGGTAGAGTATGTACCAACCGCAATTGATGATGCAAAATTTAACTCCGAATTAAATGGGATTGACAACACGATCTTTTATGCCGGAGATATGAAAGATATCCTCACATCAGAATTTATTCTGGCACATGGAAAACCTGATGTGGTCATTACCGATCCGCCACGCGCAGGGATGCATGCTGATGTGGTGCAGCGCTTGCTGGAAATGGAATCGGAAAAAATTGTTTATGTAAGTTGTAATGCTGCTACACAGGCACGTGATTTAGAACTGTTAAAAGAAAAATACGATGTTGTGCGCATTAAACCGGTTGATATGTTTCCGCACACACAGCATGTAGAAAATGTGGTATTGTTAAAGTTAAAATAA
- a CDS encoding head GIN domain-containing protein, whose amino-acid sequence MKILIKSSAILFIVVTSYMAKAQETKNFPVKNFSSIGVSSGIDLYLTQGNSESVSIKSDAETMKDIIVEQNGNNVNIKFRDGIKWSGMFKNRVIKAYVNFKTLNALAASGGSDVFTQNQIKTDKLAIRSSGGSDLKLTVVCNDLSIQSSGGSDLDLKGKAENMTIQSSGGSDIDAYELITEYAKVQASGGSDVNVHVNKGLEAAASGGGDVSYKGNASLKKTSNSKSGDVHHVN is encoded by the coding sequence ATGAAAATCCTTATTAAATCATCCGCCATTTTATTTATAGTGGTTACCAGCTACATGGCTAAAGCACAGGAAACAAAAAATTTCCCGGTGAAAAATTTCAGCAGTATTGGTGTGAGTAGCGGAATAGATTTATACCTCACCCAGGGCAACAGTGAGAGTGTGAGCATCAAATCGGATGCAGAAACCATGAAAGATATAATTGTTGAGCAAAACGGCAACAACGTAAACATCAAATTCAGAGACGGCATTAAATGGAGCGGTATGTTTAAAAACCGTGTGATTAAAGCTTATGTAAATTTTAAAACATTGAATGCCCTTGCTGCATCAGGCGGATCGGATGTTTTTACCCAAAACCAGATTAAAACCGATAAGCTTGCCATCCGTTCTTCTGGCGGTTCCGACTTAAAATTAACGGTGGTTTGTAATGATTTATCCATCCAGTCAAGCGGTGGCAGCGACCTCGATTTAAAAGGTAAAGCTGAAAATATGACCATTCAATCGAGCGGTGGTAGCGATATTGATGCTTACGAACTGATTACAGAATATGCAAAGGTGCAGGCTTCCGGTGGTTCTGATGTAAATGTACATGTAAATAAAGGCCTGGAAGCAGCGGCAAGTGGTGGTGGCGACGTGAGCTATAAAGGAAATGCTTCTCTTAAAAAAACATCCAACTCTAAAAGCGGGGATGTACACCATGTAAATTAA
- a CDS encoding phosphoribosyltransferase family protein: protein MASQLLILNKKQIQQKIDRIAYQILEDNLNEKEIVLAGIWDRGYKLALRLEKVLKKISGFKLTLLRIDLQKESSKLIASTDLDESHWKNKVVIIVDDVLNSGKTLAYGLGVFLNTPHKKIRTVVLVDRSHKIFPIATDFVGLELATILKEHVDVVMDVEGEEDRVYLS, encoded by the coding sequence ATGGCATCGCAATTACTTATTCTTAACAAGAAACAGATTCAGCAGAAAATAGACCGCATCGCTTATCAGATTTTGGAAGATAACCTGAATGAGAAAGAGATTGTATTGGCCGGTATCTGGGATCGTGGCTACAAATTAGCACTAAGATTAGAAAAAGTGCTAAAAAAAATCTCTGGCTTCAAATTAACATTGCTGCGCATTGATCTGCAAAAGGAAAGCAGCAAATTGATTGCTTCAACTGATCTGGATGAAAGCCACTGGAAAAATAAAGTAGTCATTATTGTTGATGATGTGCTGAACAGTGGTAAAACTTTGGCTTATGGTTTGGGCGTTTTCTTAAATACCCCACATAAAAAAATCCGTACTGTGGTACTGGTAGACCGTAGTCATAAAATTTTTCCTATCGCAACCGATTTTGTTGGTCTTGAACTGGCAACTATTTTAAAAGAGCATGTAGATGTGGTAATGGATGTGGAAGGCGAGGAAGATCGGGTTTATTTGAGCTAG
- a CDS encoding 1-acyl-sn-glycerol-3-phosphate acyltransferase, giving the protein MYHPRKNNLIFNFFSWYIQFIIKKDFAAFQFDQMEVKPDASILVLANHFSWWDGFFLFYINKKIFKKQFHVLVNAENYNKVSFLKYLGAFAAENRGKDVLTTLDYAGKLLDDPANLVLVFPQGKLYSNHVKNISFEKGVMQMINASQKKINIIFAATFIDYFAKRKPSSYTYLQHWENEEYVSLQLLKSAYNKHYDQSAVKQNQIIE; this is encoded by the coding sequence ATGTATCATCCCAGAAAAAATAATCTGATTTTCAACTTTTTCTCCTGGTACATTCAATTTATCATCAAAAAAGACTTTGCGGCATTTCAGTTTGATCAAATGGAGGTTAAACCGGACGCCTCTATTTTGGTTTTGGCCAATCATTTCAGCTGGTGGGATGGCTTTTTTCTTTTCTATATCAACAAAAAAATATTTAAAAAGCAATTTCATGTTTTAGTAAACGCCGAAAATTATAATAAAGTAAGCTTTTTAAAATACCTGGGTGCTTTTGCGGCTGAAAATAGAGGAAAAGATGTACTTACTACGCTTGATTATGCCGGAAAACTATTAGATGACCCTGCTAATCTTGTACTTGTGTTTCCTCAGGGCAAGCTGTATTCAAACCATGTAAAAAATATCAGTTTTGAAAAAGGAGTAATGCAAATGATCAATGCAAGTCAGAAAAAGATTAACATCATCTTTGCGGCCACTTTTATAGATTATTTTGCAAAGAGGAAGCCATCGTCCTATACTTATCTGCAACATTGGGAAAATGAAGAATACGTGAGCCTTCAATTGTTAAAAAGTGCCTATAATAAACATTACGATCAATCGGCTGTTAAACAAAATCAGATTATTGAATGA
- a CDS encoding glycosyltransferase family 2 protein has product MTIFIYAVLIFLVIRFSVTVFNFLSNPKLPRVIKHYQDKISILIPARNEEGNILELLVSIKNQDYTNYEVIVLNDNSTDNTFAIVEEFCLINPQFKVVNGKELPPDWLGKNYACHQLSELASGKYLLFIDADESIQRGLINSLITRMEIGNLALLSVFTNQTMKTIGERLTVPLMHFILLNLLPLRLVKLSKNPAFAAASGQCMFFNANQYRENQWHEKVKRQVVEDVEIMKLVKQEKLNAEALLANGLIYCRMYNNLGESLNGFGKNLLAGFGNNIIILLLYQLLVTVGPVILILNFNIALLVLPLTLIVLSRIMISYLSGQNVLINLILHPFQMLFFLIISIISITKHIFKTGTWKGRTIKTI; this is encoded by the coding sequence ATGACAATTTTTATTTACGCAGTTTTAATTTTTCTGGTCATTCGGTTTTCGGTTACCGTTTTCAATTTCCTTTCCAATCCGAAATTGCCGCGGGTGATTAAACATTATCAGGATAAAATTTCCATCTTAATCCCTGCAAGAAATGAGGAAGGTAATATCTTAGAATTGCTCGTATCTATAAAAAATCAGGATTATACTAACTATGAGGTTATTGTTTTAAACGATAACAGCACCGATAATACTTTTGCGATAGTTGAGGAATTTTGCCTTATTAACCCCCAGTTTAAAGTGGTAAATGGAAAAGAACTTCCACCAGACTGGCTAGGTAAAAATTATGCTTGCCATCAACTCAGCGAATTGGCTTCAGGTAAATACCTGTTATTTATAGATGCAGATGAGTCTATACAAAGAGGGTTGATCAACAGTTTAATTACCCGCATGGAAATTGGAAACCTGGCTTTGCTGAGTGTTTTTACTAACCAAACGATGAAGACGATAGGGGAAAGGTTAACAGTGCCTTTAATGCATTTTATTCTTTTGAACTTATTGCCCTTACGTTTAGTAAAACTTTCAAAAAATCCGGCATTTGCTGCAGCTAGCGGACAGTGTATGTTTTTTAATGCCAATCAATACCGAGAAAACCAGTGGCACGAGAAGGTTAAACGCCAGGTTGTGGAGGATGTGGAAATTATGAAACTGGTAAAACAGGAAAAATTAAATGCCGAAGCGCTTTTGGCCAACGGACTGATCTATTGCAGGATGTATAACAATTTGGGCGAAAGCTTAAATGGCTTTGGTAAAAATTTACTTGCAGGTTTTGGTAATAACATCATAATATTATTACTTTACCAGCTTTTGGTAACCGTAGGGCCGGTAATTTTAATCTTAAACTTTAACATTGCTTTACTTGTATTACCATTAACTTTAATAGTGTTAAGTAGAATCATGATCTCTTATTTATCGGGGCAAAATGTTTTGATAAATCTGATCTTACATCCATTTCAGATGTTATTCTTCTTAATTATTTCAATCATCTCTATAACAAAGCATATTTTTAAAACAGGCACATGGAAGGGCAGAACGATCAAAACGATTTAA
- a CDS encoding carotenoid biosynthesis protein yields MEGQNDQNDLKVKKIAVAVIVVFHLVGLLGFLIPAAQPYFIKLVPFHLLLMFAIIVFAYNADVKRLLLFVCGVFLCGFLVEVLGVSTGKIFGSYYYGNTLGYKIAAVPLLMGVNWVILIFSVGQMLKSMKIRNSILASLIGAVILVGFDFFLEPVAMKFDYWHWDWHQIPVQNYVAWFIVSVILLKFYYALDLKQQKYIGIAMFASQLIFFVVLYMTTGTNIFA; encoded by the coding sequence ATGGAAGGGCAGAACGATCAAAACGATTTAAAGGTTAAAAAGATTGCAGTTGCAGTCATCGTCGTTTTTCATTTGGTTGGCTTGCTTGGCTTTTTAATTCCCGCTGCGCAGCCTTACTTTATCAAACTGGTTCCTTTTCATTTGTTATTGATGTTTGCTATCATTGTTTTCGCTTATAATGCAGATGTTAAACGGTTGTTGTTATTTGTATGCGGCGTTTTTCTTTGTGGTTTTTTGGTAGAAGTATTGGGGGTAAGCACTGGTAAAATATTTGGCAGTTATTATTATGGCAATACTTTAGGATATAAAATAGCTGCGGTTCCATTACTTATGGGCGTAAACTGGGTAATCCTGATTTTTAGTGTGGGGCAGATGCTTAAAAGTATGAAAATCAGAAACAGCATTTTGGCATCCCTTATCGGCGCTGTTATTCTTGTTGGTTTTGATTTCTTTTTAGAACCCGTAGCCATGAAATTTGATTACTGGCATTGGGACTGGCACCAAATCCCTGTTCAAAATTATGTAGCCTGGTTTATTGTTTCGGTAATCTTATTGAAGTTTTATTACGCCTTAGACTTAAAACAGCAGAAATATATCGGCATAGCCATGTTTGCTTCTCAATTAATCTTTTTTGTTGTCTTGTACATGACAACCGGAACAAATATTTTTGCTTAA
- a CDS encoding DUF2683 family protein gives METLIVQPKTKKQLLAVEAVLQALNVTFKKEKSYSPAFIDEIAKGEEDIKNGRLTRIKDVQNIWESIL, from the coding sequence ATGGAAACACTAATCGTACAGCCTAAAACTAAAAAACAACTTTTGGCAGTTGAGGCCGTGTTACAAGCATTGAATGTAACTTTTAAAAAAGAAAAAAGCTACAGTCCGGCATTTATAGATGAAATAGCTAAAGGGGAAGAAGATATAAAAAATGGACGCCTAACGAGGATTAAGGATGTTCAGAATATATGGGAAAGTATTTTGTAG
- a CDS encoding Txe/YoeB family addiction module toxin has product MGKYFVDITDQAKQQLAAILKSGDQASIKKLQQIFIELSVHPASGVGKPEKLKFEFSGYWSRQINKKDRLVYRIDEEIITVFVISAKGHYGDK; this is encoded by the coding sequence ATGGGAAAGTATTTTGTAGATATTACTGATCAGGCTAAACAACAGTTGGCCGCCATTCTTAAATCTGGAGATCAGGCTTCCATAAAAAAACTCCAACAAATTTTTATCGAATTAAGTGTTCACCCAGCATCAGGCGTAGGTAAGCCTGAAAAATTAAAATTTGAATTTTCAGGCTATTGGTCGAGACAAATAAATAAAAAAGATAGGTTAGTCTATAGGATCGATGAAGAGATTATTACAGTATTTGTAATTTCTGCAAAGGGACATTATGGCGATAAATAA